Below is a genomic region from Thermodesulfobacteriota bacterium.
GTTCACTCCTGAGGATGTCGGTGCAGGACGACCCTTCCGAACCGGCGCCAGGATCGTTCCGAACGGTGAGATTTCCAGCCTGCGAAACGCCGGCTACGCCGAAAGCCGGAGGGGGACAAGGAACAATAGTGGATAACTGATTGGTCGTGCATCTGTCAATCATTATTTGAGAATTTCGACCTGACCACTCGGGTTGAGGGGTACCAATCCCACTGCCTTTCTTGCTATGATATGTGATGCCACACTCCCGGCACGAGCCGGGAGTCAGAATCGTTCGCAGCGAGGGAGGGAGAGGAGACATGAAGACCGCGGAGCTTGTGGTTGCCATGCTGGAAGACATTGGGGTCGAGTATGTCTTCGGGGTGCCGGGCGGCGCCATCGAGGACCTCAACTGCGCCCTCTACAAGCGGAGGAATATCAAGCCCATCGTCACCAAGCACGAGGAGGGGGCGGCCTTCATGGCCGACGGCTATGCCCGGCTTTCCGGCCGGCTGGGGGTCTGTTGTGCCACGGCGGGGCCCGGTGCCTCCAATCTCATCACCGGCATAGCCAGCGCCTATGCGGACAGCATCCCGGTCCTGACCCTCACCGGTCAGGTGGCCACCTCGGTGTTCGGCAAGGGGGCGATCCAGGAAACCGGCTCGGAGGGCGTGACCACCTCCAGCATCTACCGCCACTTCACGCGCTACAGCGGCCTGATGATGAACGAGAAACGCGCCGAGTACATGGTGCAAAAGGCGATCCGCACCGCCTTGTCCGAGCGCAACCGGCCGGTGCATCTCAGCCTGCCGGCGGACATCATGAAGCGGCGGGTGCGCAAGGACAGCCGCTGCACGATCCCGGAGCCTGGCCGGTTCTTCGACCGCGACGGCGTGCGCAAGGCAGCGGCGCGGCTCTTGGCCGCCAAGCGACCGGTGATCATCGCCGGCTGGGGGGTGGTCCGCTCCCGGGGCGCCGAGGAGCTGAGAAAGCTCGCCGAGCGGCTCGACATCCCGGTGGCCACCTCCCCCAAGGCGAAAGGGGTGTTTCCGGAAAGCCATCCCCTGTCCCTGGGGGTCCTGGGCTTTGCCGGCTCGCCGGTGGCCAAGGAGTATATCGTCGAAAGCGAGGTGGATGTCATGCTGGCGGTGGGCACCTCCTTCAACGAGATGATGACCTCCGGCTGGGACCGCCGCCTGGAGCCCAGCCAATGCCTGATCCAGATCGACATCGATTTCGAGGAGATCGGCAAGAACTTCGATGTCTGCATCCGGCTCCTGGGGGACGCCCGGACGGTGCTCCTGGAGCTGGACTACGAGGCGCAGCGCCAGGCGGAGGCGGCCGGCACCAAACCTGCGGCCGGCTCCAGCCGGGGGCCGGAGGTGGCGGTGCTCCGGCTCAAGCATCGCGATGCCAACCGGAGCCCGGAGCCCCGCAACGGCCGCTACCACCCCCAGGACCTGGTGGAGGATATCCAGAAGAGCTTTCCCGCCGACACCATCTTCTTCGCCGATTGCGGCAACTCCATGGCCTGGGCGATCCGCCATCTCGTCATGGAGCGGCCCTACTCCTTCTATGTCTCCCTGGGCTTCGCCTCCATGGGCTACGCGGTGGCCGCGCCGGTGGGCGCCAAGCTGGCGTTTCCCGACCGGCCCATCGTCGCCCTGGTCGGCGACGGCTCCTTCCTCATGAACGGCTTCGAGGTGGCCACCGCCGTCAACTACCGGGTCCCGGTCATCTGGGTGGTGCTCAACAACGCCATGCTGGGCATGGTCTACCACGGCCGGCGCCTGTTCAAGAAGCCGATCCCCGAGGGCATCCCGTCCCAGTTCCAGCAGGTGGATTTCGCCCGGGTGGCCGAGGGCCTGGGCGCCCGGGGCATCCGGGTGGATTGGGCCGGTGGCATCACCCCGGATCTGGTGGCCAACATCCTGGAGTCCGGCCAGCCGACGGTGCTGGACGTGCACATCGACCCCGAGGCGGTGCCACCCATCCACAGCCGCATCCAGACCGTGGATCGCCACTTCCGTTGACCGCCGCTTCCCCGGCGCCGTCGCTCCCGGCGGCGCCGGCCTCCCTTGTCTGACCGCCCGCTGCCCGGCGCCTCTCCCCCAAGAAACATCGGCCACCGGAGCGGACTTCCGGGCCGTTCGTTCATTTTGGCGCGCCCCGCGTCTGGTAACCCACAGGTCCCATAGCTCCTCCCATGGACCCATAGGACATATAGGACCTGTAGGACCTGTGGGAGACACCATGGAGGACTGCCGGCGTTTCACCCAATCGGGTGCGCCCCGCGTATGGCAACTCTCAGGGGCTTCCCAAGACACCCCGGGAAATGGCAGACTGCGGGAAACGGCATGACAAGGAGGGGCGCCCATGGAGCAGCTCCACTCGGTCACCCAGCTCATCGCCCTGACCCTGGGCTCTGCCTGGGCCAGCGGCATCAACCTCTACGCCACCATCCTGGTCCTGGGCGTCCTGGGCTCCCGGGGTGACTTGGTCCTGCCCGCCGGGCTCGCCATCCTCACCCACCCGCCGGTGATTGTCGCCGCCGGCTTCATGTACCTGGTGGAGTTCTTTGTCGACAAGACCCCGGGGGTGGA
It encodes:
- a CDS encoding thiamine pyrophosphate-binding protein, with translation MKTAELVVAMLEDIGVEYVFGVPGGAIEDLNCALYKRRNIKPIVTKHEEGAAFMADGYARLSGRLGVCCATAGPGASNLITGIASAYADSIPVLTLTGQVATSVFGKGAIQETGSEGVTTSSIYRHFTRYSGLMMNEKRAEYMVQKAIRTALSERNRPVHLSLPADIMKRRVRKDSRCTIPEPGRFFDRDGVRKAAARLLAAKRPVIIAGWGVVRSRGAEELRKLAERLDIPVATSPKAKGVFPESHPLSLGVLGFAGSPVAKEYIVESEVDVMLAVGTSFNEMMTSGWDRRLEPSQCLIQIDIDFEEIGKNFDVCIRLLGDARTVLLELDYEAQRQAEAAGTKPAAGSSRGPEVAVLRLKHRDANRSPEPRNGRYHPQDLVEDIQKSFPADTIFFADCGNSMAWAIRHLVMERPYSFYVSLGFASMGYAVAAPVGAKLAFPDRPIVALVGDGSFLMNGFEVATAVNYRVPVIWVVLNNAMLGMVYHGRRLFKKPIPEGIPSQFQQVDFARVAEGLGARGIRVDWAGGITPDLVANILESGQPTVLDVHIDPEAVPPIHSRIQTVDRHFR